The following proteins are co-located in the Anomalospiza imberbis isolate Cuckoo-Finch-1a 21T00152 chromosome Z, ASM3175350v1, whole genome shotgun sequence genome:
- the HINT1 gene encoding adenosine 5'-monophosphoramidase HINT1: MADEISKAQAARPGGDTIFGKIIRREIPANIIYEDEQCLAFHDISPQAPTHFLVIPKKPIVRLSEAEDSDESLLGHLMIVGKKCAAKLGLTNGFRMVVNEGPEGGQSVYHVHLHVLGGRQLGWPPG; this comes from the exons ATGGCTGACGAGATCAGCAAGGCGCAGGCGGCGCGTCCCGGCGGGGACACCATCTTCGGGAAGATCATCCGCAGGGAGATCCCTGCCAACATCATCTACGAGGACGAGCAG TGCCTCGCGTTCCATGATATTTCACCCCAAGCTCCAACGCATTTCTTAGTGATTCCTAAGAAGCCAATTGTCAGATTGTCTGAAGCAGAAGATTCTGATGAATCT CTTCTCGGGCATTTAATGATTGTTGGCAAGAAGTGTGCTGCTAAGCTGGGCCTGACCAATGGATTCCGGATGGTTGTGAATGAAGGGCCTGAGGGTGGGCAGTCTGTCTATCACGTACATCTCCATGTTCTGGGTGGTCGCCAGTTGGGCTGGCCTCCTGGCTAA